Proteins from a genomic interval of Paenibacillus sp. FSL R5-0623:
- a CDS encoding alpha/beta hydrolase, producing MNMYIHNHKRSLTSFLFEKYIGTLDTKKTFSTRELTRKHLDHMGLENIKPYILGKTKLSSSIKERSHEDMQVFTLNDQHSREQRVILYIHGGAHTHQPLSLHWKFMDRMAQALNAKVVAPIYPKVPHFNYQHTYPKLLNLYRDLLASVDDPAQLTIMGDSAGGNISLALAHYLKMHDLPQPKDIILLSPCVDMVLDNPVIFDYETRDPMLAVEGYDVIRRIWAADKPLNDPLISPIYGDFAGLGKISIFIGTHEGLFPDNMKLDKLLTDQRIDHQTYVYPKMNHVFVLYPIPEARDAQRKIVNIIKDSTYETNQ from the coding sequence ATGAACATGTATATCCATAATCACAAACGCTCGTTGACGAGCTTTCTATTCGAGAAATATATCGGAACGTTAGATACCAAGAAAACTTTTTCAACACGCGAGCTTACCCGCAAACACCTGGATCATATGGGCTTGGAAAACATTAAACCTTATATCTTGGGTAAAACAAAACTGTCATCTTCCATCAAAGAGCGCTCCCATGAAGACATGCAGGTGTTCACCTTAAACGATCAGCATTCCCGTGAACAGAGGGTCATTCTCTACATTCATGGCGGGGCGCATACACACCAGCCGCTGTCTTTACACTGGAAATTCATGGACCGCATGGCTCAGGCTCTGAATGCCAAAGTTGTTGCTCCCATCTATCCAAAGGTTCCGCATTTTAATTATCAGCACACGTATCCGAAACTGCTCAATCTATACCGGGATCTGCTTGCCTCCGTGGACGACCCGGCACAACTCACCATTATGGGGGATTCCGCAGGCGGGAACATATCCCTGGCCTTGGCCCATTATCTGAAGATGCATGATCTCCCGCAGCCCAAAGATATCATCTTGTTATCACCTTGTGTGGATATGGTGCTGGACAATCCGGTCATATTTGATTACGAGACCCGCGACCCTATGCTCGCTGTGGAAGGGTATGATGTCATCCGGCGGATCTGGGCAGCTGACAAACCATTGAACGATCCGTTAATCAGTCCAATCTACGGAGATTTCGCCGGTCTGGGCAAAATCAGCATCTTTATCGGGACTCACGAGGGCTTGTTTCCTGATAATATGAAGCTCGACAAGCTGCTGACGGATCAAAGAATCGATCACCAAACGTACGTTTACCCCAAAATGAACCATGTCTTCGTCCTCTATCCGATTCCGGAAGCCAGGGATGCTCAGCGTAAAATAGTTAACATCATTAAAGACTCAACATATGAAACTAATCAATAA